Proteins encoded within one genomic window of Triticum aestivum cultivar Chinese Spring chromosome 2D, IWGSC CS RefSeq v2.1, whole genome shotgun sequence:
- the LOC123053221 gene encoding histidinol dehydrogenase, chloroplastic isoform X2 has protein sequence MKSYRLSDLSDAEVSGLKARPRIDFTSIFSTVNPIVEDVRVRGDAAVKDYTEKFDKVTLDNAVVRVSDLPDAELDPAVKEAFDVAYDNIYAFHVSQKSPEKTVENMKGVRCKRITRCIGSVGLYVPGGTAVLPSTALMLAVPAQIAGCKTVVLATPPSCDGSICKEVLYCAKKAGVTHILKAGGAQAISAMAWGTASCPKVEKIFGPGNQYVTAAKMILQNSEAMVSIDMPAGPSEVLVIADKYANPVHVAADLLSQAEHGPDSQVVLVIAGDGVDLGAIEAEVSKQCDALPRGDFASKALGHSFTVFARDMVEALSFSNMYAPEHLIINVKDAEQWEELIENAGSVFLGQWTPESVGDYASGTNHVLPTYGYARMYSGVSLNSFLKYITVQSLTEEGLRRLGPYVAKMAEVEGLEAHKRAVTLRLQEVEATVTV, from the exons ATGAAGTCCTATAGGCTGTCCGATCTCAGCGATGCCGAGGTTAGCGGCCTCAAGGCGCGCCCTCGCATTGACTTCACCTCCATTTTCAGCACG GTGAATCCGATTGTTGAAGATGTGCGCGTCAGAGGTGATGCTGCGGTTAAGGA TTATACAGAAAAGTTTGACAAGGTCACTCTCGATAATGCCGTTGTGCGTGTTAGcgatctcccagatgcagag CTTGATCCAGCTGTTAAGGAAGCCTTTGATGTGGCGTATGACAACATTTATGCCTTCCATGTTTCACAAAAGTCGCCAGAAAAGACAGTTGAGAATATGAAA GGCGTGAGATGTAAAAGGATAACAAGATGCATTGGTTCTGTCGGGCTGTATGTTCCAGGGGGCACTGCAGTCTTGCCTTCAACTGCATTGATGCTTGCTGTG CCTGCACAGATTGCTGGATGCAAAACTGTAGTTCTTGCCACACCCCCTAGTTGTGATGGTAGCATATGTAAG GAGGTTCTTTACTGTGCCAAAAAAGCTGGTGTTACACACATACTAAAAGCTGGGGGAGCTCAG GCAATCTCCGCTATGGCATGGGGAACCGCATCATGCCCAAAG GTTGAGAAAATATTTGGTCCTGGCAACCAGTATGTCACAGCTGCTAAAATGATTCTTCAG AACAGCGAAGCTATGGTCTCTATAGACATGCCTGCTGGCCCTTCAGAAGTTCTGGTAATTGCTGACAAATATGCCAACCCAGTTCATGTTGCCGCTGATCTGCTATCTCAG GCAGAACATGGCCCAGATAGTCAGGTTGTTCTAGTTATTGCTGGAGATGGTGTTGATTTAGGTGCCATTGAAGCAGAAGTTAGCAAGCAGTGCGATGCTCTTCCTAGAGGCGACTTTGCTTCCAAAGCACTTGGCCACAGTTTCACTGTGTTTGCCAGAGATATGGTTGAG GCATTATCGTTCTCAAATATGTATGCTCCTGAGCATTTGATCATCAACGTAAAGGATGCTGAGCAATGGGAGGAGCTCATCGAGAACGCAG GGTCAGTTTTCTTGGGACAATGGACCCCCGAGAGCGTGGGTGACTATGCCAGTGGGACGAACCACGTCCTCCCAACCTACGGTTACGCGAGGATGTACAGCGGTGTGTCGCTGAACTCTTTCCTCAAGTACATCACTGTTCAATCCCTGACTGAAGAAGGGCTGAGAAGGCTGGGCCCCTACGTCGCAAAGATGGCAGAAGTCGAAGGGCTAGAAGCGCACAAGCGAGCTGTTACCCTCAGACTGCAAGAGGTCGAAGCCACTGTAACTGTGTAA
- the LOC123053221 gene encoding histidinol dehydrogenase, chloroplastic isoform X1: MGSLRAPPQLAGGTSLGRGYRPCLASSGVPKSKVLSVSCPMKSYRLSDLSDAEVSGLKARPRIDFTSIFSTVNPIVEDVRVRGDAAVKDYTEKFDKVTLDNAVVRVSDLPDAELDPAVKEAFDVAYDNIYAFHVSQKSPEKTVENMKGVRCKRITRCIGSVGLYVPGGTAVLPSTALMLAVPAQIAGCKTVVLATPPSCDGSICKEVLYCAKKAGVTHILKAGGAQAISAMAWGTASCPKVEKIFGPGNQYVTAAKMILQNSEAMVSIDMPAGPSEVLVIADKYANPVHVAADLLSQAEHGPDSQVVLVIAGDGVDLGAIEAEVSKQCDALPRGDFASKALGHSFTVFARDMVEALSFSNMYAPEHLIINVKDAEQWEELIENAGSVFLGQWTPESVGDYASGTNHVLPTYGYARMYSGVSLNSFLKYITVQSLTEEGLRRLGPYVAKMAEVEGLEAHKRAVTLRLQEVEATVTV, encoded by the exons ATGGGCAGCTTGCGCGCTCCGCCTCAGCTCGCCGGCGGTACCAGCCTTGGTCGCGGTTACCGGCCCTGTCTTGCCTCCTCCGGGGTCCCCAAATCCAAAG TGCTGAGTGTTAGCTGCCCGATGAAGTCCTATAGGCTGTCCGATCTCAGCGATGCCGAGGTTAGCGGCCTCAAGGCGCGCCCTCGCATTGACTTCACCTCCATTTTCAGCACG GTGAATCCGATTGTTGAAGATGTGCGCGTCAGAGGTGATGCTGCGGTTAAGGA TTATACAGAAAAGTTTGACAAGGTCACTCTCGATAATGCCGTTGTGCGTGTTAGcgatctcccagatgcagag CTTGATCCAGCTGTTAAGGAAGCCTTTGATGTGGCGTATGACAACATTTATGCCTTCCATGTTTCACAAAAGTCGCCAGAAAAGACAGTTGAGAATATGAAA GGCGTGAGATGTAAAAGGATAACAAGATGCATTGGTTCTGTCGGGCTGTATGTTCCAGGGGGCACTGCAGTCTTGCCTTCAACTGCATTGATGCTTGCTGTG CCTGCACAGATTGCTGGATGCAAAACTGTAGTTCTTGCCACACCCCCTAGTTGTGATGGTAGCATATGTAAG GAGGTTCTTTACTGTGCCAAAAAAGCTGGTGTTACACACATACTAAAAGCTGGGGGAGCTCAG GCAATCTCCGCTATGGCATGGGGAACCGCATCATGCCCAAAG GTTGAGAAAATATTTGGTCCTGGCAACCAGTATGTCACAGCTGCTAAAATGATTCTTCAG AACAGCGAAGCTATGGTCTCTATAGACATGCCTGCTGGCCCTTCAGAAGTTCTGGTAATTGCTGACAAATATGCCAACCCAGTTCATGTTGCCGCTGATCTGCTATCTCAG GCAGAACATGGCCCAGATAGTCAGGTTGTTCTAGTTATTGCTGGAGATGGTGTTGATTTAGGTGCCATTGAAGCAGAAGTTAGCAAGCAGTGCGATGCTCTTCCTAGAGGCGACTTTGCTTCCAAAGCACTTGGCCACAGTTTCACTGTGTTTGCCAGAGATATGGTTGAG GCATTATCGTTCTCAAATATGTATGCTCCTGAGCATTTGATCATCAACGTAAAGGATGCTGAGCAATGGGAGGAGCTCATCGAGAACGCAG GGTCAGTTTTCTTGGGACAATGGACCCCCGAGAGCGTGGGTGACTATGCCAGTGGGACGAACCACGTCCTCCCAACCTACGGTTACGCGAGGATGTACAGCGGTGTGTCGCTGAACTCTTTCCTCAAGTACATCACTGTTCAATCCCTGACTGAAGAAGGGCTGAGAAGGCTGGGCCCCTACGTCGCAAAGATGGCAGAAGTCGAAGGGCTAGAAGCGCACAAGCGAGCTGTTACCCTCAGACTGCAAGAGGTCGAAGCCACTGTAACTGTGTAA